In Candidatus Wallbacteria bacterium, the sequence AATTTGCTGCTGTGTGGAAACCGATAAATAAAAACAGGTAGAATTCCAACGGGAGAGAGTCATGTCGAATGCATGCAAAGAAAAAGTTCGTTGCACTCTGTGTGGAATGGAATCAGAATTTCATGTGCTTCTTAGTACAATCGTATATGGTTCTTCCGACTTGGATACCCGGCCTCCTGAAATGCAGAGATCTACTATCGGTTTCTTGGTACAGCGATGTCCTGTTTGCGGATTTTGTGCTTCTGATATCAGCGATCCATGCCCTGAAGCTCAAGCAGTGGTAAATGACCAGGAGTATAAAAATCAGTTGAATGATCCATCCTTTCCAGAACTGGCCTCATCCTTTATGTGCAAGGCCATTTTGGATAAGAAGTCAAAAAACTATGCTGAAGCCACCTGGGCGTTAGTCCATGCAGCTTGGGATTGTGATGACTCCTCCGATCATGCGAATCAAGCGGTTGCTTGTCGGCAGCAAGCGGCGGATATGCTCATTCTTGCAGAAAATCATTGTCAGCAAATATCGGATCAAGAAGGAGTGAGTACCTTAGTTCTCGTTGATCTTCTGCGTAGAGCGGGTCAGATAGATCATGCAAGACAGGTGATCTCGGAACGGAGAAGCAAGATTATTAATGACGAGATCGTTCAAATTTTAGACTTTCAAACTATGTTACTCGACAAGAAGGACTTGCTTTGTCATACCACATCAGAACTTTTTCTTGAAGGATATCAGAAGGCCGCTGATCAGGGTGATGCTGTTGCCCAATTCAAACTTGGTGAATTGTATGCCAATGGACAGGATGTTCCGCAAGATGACAAGCAAGCTGCGAATTGGTATCAGAAGTCAGCTATTCAGGGTCATGCAGATTCTCAGTACAAGCTTGGTATCATGTACGCCAAAGGATATGGCGTACCACAAGATAATGTGCAAGCTTTGAGCTGGTTTCAGAAAGCCGCAGATCAGGGCAGCGCAGAAACATTGTTCAATATTGGTTGCTTGTATAACTATGGCCAGAGAGTCCCACAAGATTACAAACAAGCTTTGCATTGGTATCAGAAAGCAGCTGATCAGAATCATGCAGAGGCTCAATACAATCTTGGCCTCATGTATGACCATGGGCAGGGCGTTCCACAAGATTTTAAGCTTGCTATGAATTGGTATCAGAAGGCGGCTAATCAGGGTCATGTTGAGTCTCAATACAGACTTGGCTTTATGTATGCCAATGGCCAGGGTGTGCCACAAGATAAAATGCAAGCTGTGAACTGGTTTCAGAAAGTCGCTGTTAAGAGTAAGCCAGCAACTCTGTTCAATCTTGGCAGCATCTATTACCACGGTAAGCTTGTCCCGCAAGATTACAAGATAGCTTTTATGTGGTATCAGAAAGCCGCTGCTCAGGGTGACGCAGATGCCCAGCGTCATCTTGGTTTCATGTATGACCATGGCCTGAGTGTTCCACAAGATTACAAGCTTGCTTTTGATTGGTATCTGAAAGCTGCTGAGCAAGGAGGCGCAGGAGCCCAGTTCTATCTTGGTAGCATGTATTATCAAGGCCAGGGTGTACCACAGAATTATCAGCTGGCTTTGCAGTGGTTTCAGAAAGCCGCTGATCAAGGTTTGGGCAGTATTGCCGATGCCCAGTTCTGTCTTGGTAACATGTATTACTTTGGCCGGGGAGTAATGCAAGATTTTAAGCAGGCTATGCAATGGTATCTTAAGGCGGCTATACAAGGTTTTGCTGATGCTCAATACAATCTTGGTGTCATGTTTGACCAAGGCCAGGGAACCTCAATTGATTATGAACAATCTATGAATTGGTATCAGAAAGCTGCTGATCGGGGTAGTGACGAGGCTCAATACAATCTTGGTCTCATGTATGCCAATGGCAGAGGGGTTCTACAAGATTATTTAAAAGCTCATTTCTGGTTTAACCTTGCAGCTGCTTCAGGAAAAGAAGACGCAAAAAAAAATCGAGATATTATTGCTGAAAAGATGACATCCGCTCAAATAGCTGAAGCTCAGAAAATGGCATCTGATTGGAAACCGAAAAGTAAATATTCTTTCTCATAAGGATTATGGATAATTTGAACAAAGACTATTATACAATATTAGGAGTCGGCCCCGATGCCACTCTTGAAGAGATTAAAGAAGCATATCACTCTAGGGCAAAAATTTTGCATCCAGATCGTTTTGATCCTAAAACCCAACCTAATGAATTCAAAAAAGCCAATGATATGATGGCTGATTTGATTGAGGCATTCGAATTTCTGAAAAAAAATCGAAGACAAAATAAATTTGAAGTCAAAAAGGATTCAACAGATTCAAAAAATCAAAGTGAAGCTCAGCCATCTGCTTCCGCAGAACAAAAGCAGGATTCGAAACCACAATACCCAGATCCTCAGACTCCACTAAACCAACAAAGCGATGGGAAAAGATGGATTATACAGTTTACTGTTTTAATGGTGGTTATAGCATTGATTGTATTATCTAAAAATTCTAGTGGGCTTACCCCGGTATTGAAAATTCTGCATATGCATAACCTTGCTGATCTTGTTGCACATATCTATGCTGGAATTGGGGTTTTATGGGCATCACTTTATATAAGTTGTGCTGCTTATGTAAAGATAAAGCAAAACCAATTTCATCGTGAGGGGTGGCGTCGAGCTTACGAATGGATTAAGATTTGTTTATTAGCATTGTTTGCAATTTGCTTTTTTGCGCCACTCTCAATGGCTCTTTGGCCAGTACTGCTTTACTATCAGTTCTTTAATGGAAAAAAATCAAAGAAGGAAAAATAGCCTAAAAAAAATTCAAAGGCAATGAAATGATAAATTGTTTTGGGAGAAAATAGTTATGAATACTAGTGACACAGAAGACGAAAAACCATTCAGTTTTACATTCCATGCAGAAGTCGACAGTATCATTACGGACCTTCGTGACTATCTTGAATTTTCAAAGAAAATCGAAAAGTTGATTAAGGCAGGAGAATCCAAATTACAGGGAAAAATTTCCGAGGGGGTGAAAAAAGTGCCCGAAGAGGAGCAAATTGATGTTAATGATAACTACGATTGGGAACGACATCAATATCAAAATTTATTTCCCTCGATGCATCGCGAATCGATGTTTATCACCCTCTACAACTTTCTTGAACACAATCTCAATGAAGTCTGCAAAAAAATCGGAAATGAACTTGAAAGCAAATCCTATTGGATAATCTTCACGGAAAAGGAATCGAAAGAGCTTTATTATTTCTTAAAAAAGTCCCCGAGTTTGAACTTACGAAAATCAACAACACGATCTCCTTTATCAAGAATGCAAACCGTTTAAGGAATATTATTGTTCACAATGGGGGCGTCTTGCCAAAAGAAGAAAAAGAAAAGGTGAACATTTTTGTAAAGGATATGCAAAAGTATCTTTACGGAAAACCTGGAGATGTATTGAAAATCTTTGGAAACTTTAATCCTCTGTTTGTTAAAAACATTCAAACGATGTTTAAGGAAATCAAGAGTGAGATGCAACGATTTAGGACCAGATAGAGAGGTGGGAAATGATACAAAATTTCATTATTGAAAAATTAGAAGATTTTTTTAAGGTTTTCGCTGAGCTGGAATGGAATACCGAAAACTTTATTTTTCGGGGAGTTTCAAATCATGAATATGAACTACTCCCTAAAATATTTCGCAACGGATTCACATCAGATGAAGAAAAAAGACATTTTATTGATACTCATGAATATAACGCCGAAAGAGAAATGAAAATATATAAAACATGGAAAAAAAAGGCGTATTCATATTTAAACTCATATAATATTGTTAATCAATGGGAACGCCTTGCTATTGCTCAACATTACGGATTATGTACTAGGCTTCTTGACTGGACAAGAAATCCAATGGTTGCAGCATATTTTGCTGTTAATTCCCAGTCTGTTGAAGATTGTGCTATCTGGGCTTTGAGCTTTACTGACTCAGACTATATTGACAAAAGTTATTATGACCAGGACATTGATTCTTTTTCCGGTTTTTTTCTTTTTCAGCCGATCGATACAGATCGTCGCATTACAGCACAGAATTCTATTTTTTCAGCTCAGAGTTTTCCAATATCAATTACTAATTTTTTCAATGAGGGAGAACCAGCAGATCTCCAGCGTCTAAAAAAATACAAAGAGGAACAGCGTTTTCTGCAAACGTCCACTCTGATAAAAATTGTTATAAAGAATGAATTGAAAAATAAGCTTTACCGTGTGCTTCTGTCATGGGGAATAAATAAAGGCAATTTATTTCCCGGTTTAGAAGGTGTTTCTTCCGGATTGACTGAACAAATTAAGGAGTTAAAGTTCTTTTAATTAGGGAAAAGTAGGGACGGAGCCTGACTTTGGGGCTGAGGAGCGTCCGCTTATGATGAGTAGACATTTTGATCCCGGTCCGAAAGATAAGGGAGACAGATGAATAAGTTGGGCCGTATATTCTAATTAATGAAAAGAAAGGTGGTATGATGAAAAAAGGCGTGATTTGCAATGATTTTATAGGCACATGGAAATGCATTGATGATGACTGCCCGACTCGTTATATAGTTGAGAGGAACCGTTCTGGACATCTTCAAATAAATGCCTATGATATGGATGATAATGAAAGGCTGGAGGTGGATAATGTTAAGGCGACTAAAAGGACGATAAAATTCGATTTGTTTGTTCCATCAAATGGCTATAGGTCGTGCCATCATTTCAGACTTATAAAAAATGGTACGATCCTTCAAAAAATTACAATTTCTGAGATTTGGGTGAAGGAACACCAGCGCGATGGTGCCTGACTTAGTGGCTGGTAGGAAAGAGTGGATGATTGTAACGGTTTGCGGGAGATTCGGGTATAATTTTGATAAATAACATAGGAGAAGGCAATGGGCAAAAAAGAAATCATAGCCTTGTTGCGCGAGTATAAGAATAATTTCACCGAAAAATATGGGATTGGTTCCCTGGGTTTCTTTGGTTCAATGGCCCGCGGCGAAGCACGCGAGGACAGCGATCTTGACATAGTCGTCACCATTGAAAAACCTGATCTTGTCGTCCTTTCCCGCATCCGCATCGAGATCGAGGAAATGATTCACAGGCATGTGGATATCGTGCATTACAGGAAGAACATGAATAAGTTTCTCAAGGACAGGATCGACAGAGAGGCGGTTTATGTTTGACAGGCTCATCAGCATTTCAGCATCAGCGCAGATGCAGTCTTCAAAACCTGCCATGACGATGTTCCGGTTCTCCTGGAAACGGTGCTGGTGTTGATGAAAGATATTACTGCAGGATAATCTGAAATTTTGTTACCGTATCTCATCGCGATGGTCTGGAACTAAGCACAGATGTCAGATCTGCGGCTTTCTTTTTCCGAAATTGAGCTTCATGGTGAGGATGAGGTCTGTGCTGAAAATCCAGGCTGCGATGGAGACCAGGATTAGGAAGCAGATGAACTGGTAAATGATTCCATAGACGATCAGGCTGTAATTACCCAGGAAGATGTTGGGCGGAGCGAGGAACGGATAGGAGAAGGGATTGGCGTAAATTATGACCTTGAGGGCAGGCGAGAGCGTGGAAATATCGAAGAAAATGCAGAGAAAATAGGGGAGCATCACCAGGATCATCAATGGGGTGATCAGACCCTGCACGCTTTTGGCGTTTTCTGCGAATACGCTCAGGATCACGGCCAGCGAGAGTGCGCAGAGGATCCCGAGGAACAGCACGACTCCAAGCAGCAGGTAGCCTTTTACCCCAAGCAGCAGGCCGAGCTGCTGGAGAGCTGAGGTAAGGCGGCCGTCAGTCAATCCGTGTGCGCTTTCTCCGCCTCCGAGATTCTGGATGCCTTCCATGTATCCCTTGAAACCCCACATATAGAAAAGGCACATGGCCAGAGCGATGATCGCTGCGGCCAGCATCTTGGCGATAATGATGGACTTGCGGCTGACAGGGCAGGAAAGAAGAGTTTCCAGGGTTTTGTCTTCTTTTTCAGTGGCCACTGCTGAGGCCAGCATCTGGGCTGCCATGATGATCACCATGAATAGGATCACTGGAATGAAGCTCACCTGCTGTGAAATGAACCCATAGATATCATATGGATTGGTTTTGGCCATCCGCTGCCCGATCACCACATGTTTTTCTTCCAGCACAGGGTTTTTGAGGAACGCGATGTTTGCGCCTGGGAACTGCTTTTCCATCAAAAGGTTGCTGAGGATTTTTTTGACGTCTGCCATTACATCGTCCAGGGATTCACCGCTCATCATCCCTTTGAGGGAGAAATTGGAGAGCAGGGTGTATGTATTCAATGTTCGATGCTCTCCGGAAGCGATTCCGCTGGAGAAATCTTCCGGAATTTCTATGACAGGACTTTTTTTCCCGACAGCCTGGCGCTTTAGAGTTTCTTCCAGACTGCCGCTTAACACTAAAATCTCGTAACTGTCTGATAATTTCCGGATCAGGAGCGATGAATATTCACCCTTGTCCTGATTCAAAATCATCACTGGAGGTTTTTTTTCGATCTTTTCGGCTTCTTTTTTCATGAGTTTCCCCATGAAGTTGAAAAGGATTATTACAACCACCAGCGGGATCACCAGCTGGGGAGTGAAAAGCTCGCGCAGTTCTTTTTTCAGGAGTGCCAGAAATTTCATGCTACCACCCTGGCGAAAACCTCTTCCAGATTCCGCACACCGTATTTTTCCTTGAGTGCATCAGGGGTTCCGGTTTCGTAAATCACACCTTTATCCATGATTGCCACCCGGTCTGAGAGGAACTCGATTTCCAGCATGTTATGGCTGGAAAGAAGAATGGAAACACCCTCAGCCGCAAATTCGCGGATGATCCTGCGGATGTCGAGGGCATTCAGAACATCCAGACCGCTGGTGGGTTCATCCAGGATCGCGAGCCTGGGTCTGGTCATCAGAGCGCGGGAAAGCAGCAGCTTGCGGGTCATGCCTTTACTGTAGGTCCTGATCTTGTCCGACAGGCGTGCGTTGAGGCCGTTAATCCGTTCGGCTGTAGCCACGAACTGATTTTGAGCAGCTTTATCGCATGAAAAGAGAGCTGCCATGAATTTCAGGTAGGCGCGTCCGGTCAGGTTTTTATAAGCCCCGGATTCCTCGGGCAGATAGCTGATCAGTTCCCTGATATGTGAGGGATCCCGGGCCAGGTCCGTATCACAGACCATGATTGTGCCTGAACCCGGAGTGAGCAGAGTGGCGATGATTTTGAGCGTGGTGGATTTACCTGCCCCGTTGGGTCCGATCAAGGCGAAAATTTCTCCCTGCCTCACATCAAAACTGACGCCTTTGACTGCCTCTATCTTGCCGTAGCTTTTGCGCAGATCTCTGACTGAAAGAGCTTCCATCACTGTCCTTTTGCGATGTTGAAATATTTAAAGAGGAAGTCCTTGAAATTTTTAAAGTAAAAATCATTGAATCCTGCTGCGTCCTTGATCAATCCCATTTTTATCAGGGCATTGGTCATCTTGTTCATGGATGTGTCATTGACTTTTTCGTTGATCAGGGTCTCGAAGAATTCCATTTTCATTTCGCGGGAGGCCAGCAGATAATCCGCAACATAATGCAGAAAATAGTAACTGACTGCATAGCAGTGGTGGGTGTCGGAATTCCCGATATCAAAATAGTCATGGGTACCGTCGAAAGCATTCAGCATTTTTCCATTTACCAGGTCTTTCTTGAGTATGGAAAGCTCCCATTGAAAATATGAATCCTGATCCAGGGTGCCGTTGAGATAAATTGCATACTGGGCAAGCGATTCAGTGATTGCACGGTCTATGAAATTGACTGGTTCGGGGTTGGCGTTGTCATAAATATTGTGGGTGAATTCGTGGGCCATGGTGCCGTAAGCGTCGATCTCAGGCTGCACT encodes:
- a CDS encoding tetratricopeptide repeat protein, coding for MSNACKEKVRCTLCGMESEFHVLLSTIVYGSSDLDTRPPEMQRSTIGFLVQRCPVCGFCASDISDPCPEAQAVVNDQEYKNQLNDPSFPELASSFMCKAILDKKSKNYAEATWALVHAAWDCDDSSDHANQAVACRQQAADMLILAENHCQQISDQEGVSTLVLVDLLRRAGQIDHARQVISERRSKIINDEIVQILDFQTMLLDKKDLLCHTTSELFLEGYQKAADQGDAVAQFKLGELYANGQDVPQDDKQAANWYQKSAIQGHADSQYKLGIMYAKGYGVPQDNVQALSWFQKAADQGSAETLFNIGCLYNYGQRVPQDYKQALHWYQKAADQNHAEAQYNLGLMYDHGQGVPQDFKLAMNWYQKAANQGHVESQYRLGFMYANGQGVPQDKMQAVNWFQKVAVKSKPATLFNLGSIYYHGKLVPQDYKIAFMWYQKAAAQGDADAQRHLGFMYDHGLSVPQDYKLAFDWYLKAAEQGGAGAQFYLGSMYYQGQGVPQNYQLALQWFQKAADQGLGSIADAQFCLGNMYYFGRGVMQDFKQAMQWYLKAAIQGFADAQYNLGVMFDQGQGTSIDYEQSMNWYQKAADRGSDEAQYNLGLMYANGRGVLQDYLKAHFWFNLAAASGKEDAKKNRDIIAEKMTSAQIAEAQKMASDWKPKSKYSFS
- a CDS encoding ABC transporter permease, with product MKFLALLKKELRELFTPQLVIPLVVVIILFNFMGKLMKKEAEKIEKKPPVMILNQDKGEYSSLLIRKLSDSYEILVLSGSLEETLKRQAVGKKSPVIEIPEDFSSGIASGEHRTLNTYTLLSNFSLKGMMSGESLDDVMADVKKILSNLLMEKQFPGANIAFLKNPVLEEKHVVIGQRMAKTNPYDIYGFISQQVSFIPVILFMVIIMAAQMLASAVATEKEDKTLETLLSCPVSRKSIIIAKMLAAAIIALAMCLFYMWGFKGYMEGIQNLGGGESAHGLTDGRLTSALQQLGLLLGVKGYLLLGVVLFLGILCALSLAVILSVFAENAKSVQGLITPLMILVMLPYFLCIFFDISTLSPALKVIIYANPFSYPFLAPPNIFLGNYSLIVYGIIYQFICFLILVSIAAWIFSTDLILTMKLNFGKRKPQI
- a CDS encoding nucleotidyltransferase domain-containing protein — encoded protein: MGKKEIIALLREYKNNFTEKYGIGSLGFFGSMARGEAREDSDLDIVVTIEKPDLVVLSRIRIEIEEMIHRHVDIVHYRKNMNKFLKDRIDREAVYV
- a CDS encoding ABC transporter ATP-binding protein, with translation MEALSVRDLRKSYGKIEAVKGVSFDVRQGEIFALIGPNGAGKSTTLKIIATLLTPGSGTIMVCDTDLARDPSHIRELISYLPEESGAYKNLTGRAYLKFMAALFSCDKAAQNQFVATAERINGLNARLSDKIRTYSKGMTRKLLLSRALMTRPRLAILDEPTSGLDVLNALDIRRIIREFAAEGVSILLSSHNMLEIEFLSDRVAIMDKGVIYETGTPDALKEKYGVRNLEEVFARVVA
- a CDS encoding J domain-containing protein, producing the protein MDNLNKDYYTILGVGPDATLEEIKEAYHSRAKILHPDRFDPKTQPNEFKKANDMMADLIEAFEFLKKNRRQNKFEVKKDSTDSKNQSEAQPSASAEQKQDSKPQYPDPQTPLNQQSDGKRWIIQFTVLMVVIALIVLSKNSSGLTPVLKILHMHNLADLVAHIYAGIGVLWASLYISCAAYVKIKQNQFHREGWRRAYEWIKICLLALFAICFFAPLSMALWPVLLYYQFFNGKKSKKEK
- a CDS encoding FRG domain-containing protein; this translates as MIQNFIIEKLEDFFKVFAELEWNTENFIFRGVSNHEYELLPKIFRNGFTSDEEKRHFIDTHEYNAEREMKIYKTWKKKAYSYLNSYNIVNQWERLAIAQHYGLCTRLLDWTRNPMVAAYFAVNSQSVEDCAIWALSFTDSDYIDKSYYDQDIDSFSGFFLFQPIDTDRRITAQNSIFSAQSFPISITNFFNEGEPADLQRLKKYKEEQRFLQTSTLIKIVIKNELKNKLYRVLLSWGINKGNLFPGLEGVSSGLTEQIKELKFF